The following proteins are encoded in a genomic region of Chaetodon auriga isolate fChaAug3 chromosome 8, fChaAug3.hap1, whole genome shotgun sequence:
- the utp11 gene encoding putative U3 small nucleolar RNA-associated protein 11 has translation MSSFRKALKSRQKNHHERSQPGFRKHLGLLEKKKDYKLRADDYHKKQNTLAALRKKALDKNPDEFYYKMISSQLQDGVHVAKKGKEEEEVTEEQKKLMRTQDIKYVEMKRVAEAKKIERLKGELHLLDADSKQKNKHTFFVDSKKEVKSFDLAKQLRTAPELVDRVYNRPTLETLETKTIQGAVEPHSIKKMARQRKHQYKILSQRIDREKKMFVISQKIQTRMDLQDKNKKVKVKKETSTAAAIYKFETKRKR, from the exons ATGTCTTCATTCAGGAAAGCGTTGAAATCCCGACAGAAAAACCACCATGAAAGATCTCAG CCTGGTTTTAGGAAACATCTGGGACTgttggagaagaagaaagactaCAAACTTCGTGCAGA TGACTACCACAAGAAACAAAACACCCTCGCTGCTCTGCGAAAGAAAGCTCTGGATAAGAACCCAGATGAGTTTTACTATAAAATGATCAGCtctcagctgcag GATGGAGTTCACGTAGCGAAAAAaggcaaggaggaggaggaggtgacggAGGAGCAGAAGAAATTGATGAGGACGCAGGATATCAAATACGTGGAGATGAAAAGAGTTGCAGAGGCTAAG AAAATTGAGAGGCTGAAAGGAGAGCTCCATCTTCTGGAtgcagacagcaaacaaaaaaacaagcacacatttTTTGTGGATTCCAAGAAAGAAG TTAAGTCATTTGACCTGGCAAAACAACTCAGGACGGCTCCTGAGCTGGTGGACCGAGTGTACAACAGGCCGACTCTGGAAACTCTGGAGACTAAAACCATCCAGGGAGCTGTGGAGCCTCACAGTATAAag AAGATGGCCAGGCAGAGGAAGCACCAGTATAAGATCCTTTCCCAGAGGattgacagagaaaagaagatgtTTGTCATCTCCCAGAAGATTCAGACCCGCATGGACCTACAG GATAAGAACAAGAAAGTGAAGGTAAAAAAGGAGACGTCCACTGCTGCAGCGATCTACAAGTTTGAGACCAAGAGGAAGCGCTGA
- the pou3f1 gene encoding POU domain, class 3, transcription factor 1 — translation MATTAQYIPRNNSLPSNPLMHPDSDRMHQGTTYREVQKMMHHEYLQGLAATNTGHPMSLTHHQWLPTSNTDWSSGTHIGQQEHKATVQATREDLSSGFHHRSHLVHQQTQSGHHGSWAPTTTHHLSPLSPSNGHQSLVYSQPGYTNLNAMLSPQPGSLHHGMRDPLHDDSGSHDNQMESPQQAFSHHQDHSDEDAPSSDDLEQFAKQFKQRRIKLGFTQADVGLALGTLYGNVFSQTTICRFEALQLSFKNMCKLKPLLNKWLEETDSNTGSPTNLDKIAAQGRKRKKRTSIEVGVKGALENHFLKCPKPSAHEISTLAGTLQLEKEVVRVWFCNRRQKEKRMTPVGVPHPNMEDVYSQAETPPLHRTLQSPVQ, via the coding sequence ATGGCGACAACAGCTCAGTATATTCCGAGGAATAACTCCTTACCGTCTAACCCGCTCATGCATCCGGATTCGGATAGGATGCACCAGGGGACGACCTACAGAGAGGTGCAGAAAATGATGCACCACGAGTACTTGCAAGGGCTTGCGGCTACCAACACGGGACACCCGATGAGCCTGACGCACCACCAGTGGCTGCCCACCTCCAACACCGACTGGTCCAGCGGCACCCACATCGGACAGCAGGAGCACAAAGCCACCGTGCAAGCGACCCGAGAGGACCTGAGCAGCGGCTTCCACCACAGATCTCACCTGGTGCACCAGCAGACGCAGAGCGGCCACCATGGTTCGTGGGCGCCTACCACGACCCACCACTTATCCCCGCTGTCCCCATCCAACGGCCACCAGTCACTGGTCTACTCCCAGCCTGGATACACAAATCTCAACGCAATGCTGAGTCCCCAGCCCGGCTCCCTGCACCACGGCATGCGGGACCCGCTCCACGACGATTCGGGCAGCCACGACAACCAGATGGAGTCGCCCCAGCAGGCGTTCAGCCACCACCAGGACCACTCGGACGAGGACGCGCCCAGCTCCGACGACCTGGAGCAGTTCGCCAAGCAGTTCAAGCAGCGGCGGATCAAACTGGGCTTTACGCAGGCGGACGTGGGCTTGGCCTTGGGCACCCTGTATGGAAACGTCTTTTCTCAGACCACAATCTGCAGGTTTGAGGCGCTGCAGCTCAGCTTCAAGAACATGTGCAAACTTAAGCCGCTCCTAAACAAGTGGCTGGAGGAGACAGACTCAAACACGGGCAGTCCCACCAATTTGGACAAGATTGCTGCGCAGGGCAGGAAACGAAAGAAGAGGACCTCCATTGAAGTTGGGGTGAAAGGAGCGCTGGAAAATCATTTCTTAAAATGCCCAAAGCCGTCTGCTCATGAAATCAGCACTTTAGCCGGCACTCTGCAGTTGGAAAAAGAGGTTGTCCGTGTTTGGTTTTGcaacagaagacaaaaagagaaaagaatgacACCAGTGGGGGTCCCTCACCCGAATATGGAGGACGTATATTCCCAAGCAGAGACCCCTCCTCTACACCGCACACTACAGAGTCCTGTGCAGTGA